In Thalassococcus sp. S3, the sequence CAACTGTGCGGGCATTGGCGAGTACGTCAGACAAATCGGCGTCGCGCGCGTCGCCGGTAAGACGGACCACGTCGTTGTTGTTGAAGTCTTCGATCACGTCCCGTCCGAAGCCGAAAACGAAAGTGTCCGCTCCGCCGCCGCCTTCAAGCGTGTCATTGCCACGTCCGCCGTCAAGGGTATCGCGACCCGCGCCGCCGCTCAGATCGTCTAGGCCTTTGCCACCGACCAACTGGTCGTTGCCACGCCCACCATCAAGGTCGTCACTGCCTTTGCCGCCGAACAGCTGATCGTTGCCGTCATCGCCGTCCAGGTCGTCGCGGCCCTGGTTGCCGAACAGCCGGTCGTTACCGCTTCCGCCGTCGAGATCGTCATTGCCGCCGAGGCCACGGATAATGTCGTTGCCCGCTCCGCCGTCGATCTCGTCGCGGCCATTCGTGCCAATCAGCTCATCGTTGCCACTGGTTGTGTCGCTGGGCGTCAGGGCCGGCGGCTGCGGTGCTGCGGCGAAACCGAACTGACCGGCGGATAACTCGGAGATGCGCACATCTTCGATCAGAAGGCTGTTGCCACCTCCGAAGTCGAGCAGCGTGCTGTCACCGCCATCGACGGTCCGTGCGACTGCAAGGACGTCCGAGAAGCTTTGGACACCAAGGTCTGCGTCCAGCTCGATGCGATCCGCGTCGTTGAAATACTCGATCGAGTCCCGACCCTCTCCGAAGATGAAGACGTCAAGACCGGCACCGCCGACCATCTCGTCATTGCCGGCACCGCCATCAAGCGTGTCGTTGCCCGCCCCACCATAGAGATCATCGTTCCCCGTGCCACCGCGGAGAATGTCGTTGCCGTCACGGCCATAGATATCCTCGCCGCGCGTGGTTCCGGTGAGGATGTCATTCCCAATTGTGCCGTAGATGTCCATCATTTTGATCCTTCAAGCTATTAACGACCGATGTCCTGAATTCGGTCCGATGCTTGTGGGATAGCGGGCCTGTCTGATGGCAATCTGACGAGATCAAAAAAATCAGACGCCGCGATATGTCAGGCGAAAGAGCGCGCCACCGCCCTGGGCATCTTCTGCTTCGACGGTTCCACCCTGCGCCTCTTGCAGCCGCTC encodes:
- a CDS encoding calcium-binding protein translates to MDIYGTIGNDILTGTTRGEDIYGRDGNDILRGGTGNDDLYGGAGNDTLDGGAGNDEMVGGAGLDVFIFGEGRDSIEYFNDADRIELDADLGVQSFSDVLAVARTVDGGDSTLLDFGGGNSLLIEDVRISELSAGQFGFAAAPQPPALTPSDTTSGNDELIGTNGRDEIDGGAGNDIIRGLGGNDDLDGGSGNDRLFGNQGRDDLDGDDGNDQLFGGKGSDDLDGGRGNDQLVGGKGLDDLSGGAGRDTLDGGRGNDTLEGGGGADTFVFGFGRDVIEDFNNNDVVRLTGDARDADLSDVLANARTVDGGDDVLLDFGNGNTLRFEDTSLSQISADDFIL